A window of [Limnothrix rosea] IAM M-220 contains these coding sequences:
- a CDS encoding Uma2 family endonuclease yields the protein MQLLTRKFTTQQYHQMAKTGIFDPQENLELITGEIITMSPVGFRHAFVTNYLTNFFPRNLGEQAIVSTQNPINLGNESEPRPDVVLLRPREDFYATQLPTAADILLLIEVADTSLTYDREIKISLYAQHQVPEVWLINLSQKQLECHTEIQNNTYQKTKIYQPHQSVSCLTFPTLELNLDKLFT from the coding sequence ATGCAACTGCTTACTCGTAAATTTACAACCCAGCAGTATCACCAAATGGCGAAGACAGGGATTTTTGATCCCCAAGAAAACCTAGAACTGATCACAGGGGAAATTATCACCATGTCACCCGTTGGCTTTCGCCATGCCTTCGTTACGAACTATCTCACTAATTTCTTTCCCCGTAATCTCGGCGAACAGGCGATCGTCAGTACCCAAAATCCCATTAATTTAGGCAATGAATCTGAACCTCGACCTGATGTCGTTCTCTTGCGGCCTCGAGAAGACTTTTACGCTACTCAGTTACCAACTGCCGCAGATATTTTATTGCTCATTGAAGTTGCCGATACAAGTTTGACCTATGACAGAGAGATAAAAATTTCTCTTTATGCTCAACATCAAGTCCCTGAAGTTTGGTTAATTAACCTATCTCAAAAACAACTAGAGTGTCACACAGAAATTCAGAACAATACCTACCAAAAAACTAAGATATATCAGCCACACCAGTCAGTCTCTTGTCTTACTTTCCCAACATTAGAACTGAATCTCGATAAACTTTTCACTTAA